In Agelaius phoeniceus isolate bAgePho1 chromosome 18, bAgePho1.hap1, whole genome shotgun sequence, one genomic interval encodes:
- the ADORA2A gene encoding adenosine receptor A2a produces the protein MLVHGKDDFLSDIAYIILELIIAVLAILGNILVCWAVYLNSNLQNVTNYFVVSLAAADIAVGVLAIPFAITISTGFCAFFYGCLFIACFVLVLTQSSIFSLLAIAIDRIIAIRIPLRYNGLVTGSRAKGVIAICWVLSFIIGLTPMLGWHKRAQIQEPHSNWSSPINCSNSMVACLFEAVVTMEYMVYYNFFACVLLPLLLMFGIYLKIFMAARRQLKQMENKMVHGERSRSTLQKEVHAAKSLAIIVGLFAVCWLPLHIINCFTLFCPDCAHAPLWLMYLAIILSHANSVVNPLIYAYRIREFRHTFRKIISQHILGRKEPFKAGAASSRTSTHGGDAENASIRISEYALEVYSNGEIHRDPEKQDLNKCKAALEWHQNGNALDLETNGHLPHSCKNGILSDACLNRELHSEELIDAQVSYSDLERAAFAAADVS, from the exons ATGCTAGTACATGGGAAGGACGACTTCCTCTCAGACATAGCCTACATCATCCTGGAGCTGATCATTGCTGTGCTGGCCATCCTGGGCAACATCCTGGTCTGCTGGGCCGTCTATCTCAACAGCAACTTGCAGAACGTCACCAACTATTTTGTggtgtccctggctgctgctgacaTTGCTGTGGGGGTGCTGGCAATCCCCTTTGCCATCACCATCAGCACTGGCTTCTGTGCCTTCTTCTATGGCTGCCTTTTCATTGCCTGCTTTGTCCTGGTCTTGACTCAGAGCTCCATCTTCAGCCTCCTCGCCATCGCCATCGACAGAATCATTGCCATCCGAATACCCCTCAG GTACAATGGCTTGGTGACTGGCTCTCGAGCCAAAGGCGTCATTGCCATCTGCTGGGTGTTGTCCTTCATCATCGGCCTGACCCCAATGCTGGGGTGGCACAAGCGTGCCCAGATCCAAGAGCCGCATTCCAACTGGTCCTCTCCCATCAACTGCAGCAACAGCATGGTGGCGTGTCTCTTCGAGGCCGTGGTCACCATGGAGTACATGGTCTACTACAACTTCTTTgcctgtgtgctcctgcccctccttctcaTGTTTGGTATCTACTTGAAAATCTTCATGGCAGCCCGGCGCCAGCTCAAGCAGATGGAGAACAAGATGGTACACGGGGAACGTTCCCGCTCCACCTTGCAGAAGGAAGTCCACGCAGCCAAGTCTTTGGCCATCATCGTCGGGCTGTTTGCAGTCTGCTGGCTTCCACTGCACATCATTAACTGCTTTACCCTTTTTTGCCCAGATTGTGCCCACGCTCCCCTGTGGCTGATGTACCTGGCCATTATCCTGTCTCACGCTAACTCGGTGGTAAACCCCCTGATTTATGCCTACCGCATCAGGGAGTTCCGCCACACCTTCCGGAAAATCATCAGCCAGCACATCCTGGGCCGCAAGGAGCCGTTCAAGGCGGGAGCCGCCAGCTCCAGGACTTCCACCCACGGGGGGGACGCAGAGAACGCCAGCATACGGATCAGTGAGTATGCACTGGAGGTGTACAGCAACGGAGAGATCCACAGGGATCCCGAAAAGCAGGACTTGAACAAATGCAAAGCTGCCTTGGAATGGCACCAGAATGGAAATGCTCTGGACTTGGAGACAAACGGACATCTCCCGCATTCCTGTAAAAATGGGATTCTCTCAGACGCATGCCTGAACAGGGAGCTTCACAGCGAAGAGCTAATTGATGCCCAGGTGTCTTACTCAGATCTGGAAAGAGCAGCCTTTGCTGCAGCTGATGTTTCCTGA